The sequence CCGCTCTAAAACCGCAATCAACGACCTCTTACGCCCATGAAAATTGATCCAGTTAAATTGACGCAACAGCTAATTGCATGCCCCAGTGTCACCCCAAAAGAAGGCGGAGCCCTGACTTTGCTTGAAGGTGTGCTTAAGAATTTGGGATTTTTATGTCACCGGCTACCGTTTGGTGAAGGATCAGATCGCGTTGACAATCTTTATGCTCGCTGGGGTAGAGAAAAACCCAACCTATGTTTTGCTGGACACACGGATGTGGTCCCATCTGGAGACAAAAGTGGTTGGAAGTACCCACCCTTTAGTGCCACCATTGATCAAGGTATTCTCTACGGTCGTGGTGCAGTGGATATGAAAACCGCCATTGTCTGTTTTATTGCAGCGTTTAGTGAAACTGCGCAAGAAATTCCTGGATCCATTAGCCTGCTGATCACTGGCGATGAAGAGGGATTGGGCACCCATGGTACTATAAAAGTTATGGAGTGGCTGCAAGCCAAAGGAGAAATCCTCGACGCGTGCCTTGTTGGTGAACCTACCAGCCAGAATACCGTTGGTGATATGCTCAAAATTGGCCGCCGGGGCAGCCTGACAGGTTGCATTACGGTCAAAGGAACTCAAGGCCATGTGGCCTATCCACATCTGGCTGATAATCCAATTCCCAAACTATTGGCGTTTTTAAGCGCTATTAACGAAAAAGTGCTTGATACAGGTACTGCTGATTTTTCTGCATCTAATTTAGAAATTACAAGCGTAGATGTGGGTAATTCAACAACAAATGTTATTCCGTCTCAGGTGACTGCCTGCTTTAGCATTAGATTTAATACTGAACAAAGTGGTGCAAAGCTTACTCATTGGCTACAGCAGATGGCGACAGTTCATGCAAGAGACTTTGATCTAGAAATACGTGTCAGTGGCGAACCTTTCCTGGTCGAGCACACTTCTAGGATTGCTCAATGTACAGCTACAGCCATCAAAACGGTTACAGGCAAAGATCCTGAGTTTAGCACCAGCGGCGGCACTTCTGATGCTCGTTTTATTCATAAACTTTGCCCGGTTGTTGAATGCGGTCTGTTGAACAAAACTGCACACCATGTGGATGAGCGTGTACCACTAGCAGATATTGAAACATTGATGAGAATTTACGTTGAGGTGTTACGCAGGTACTTTGCGTGACTCTCTGCTCTGTTTCCGTTTCAGCCAAACATAAACCGGAAACCCAGCAAAAATGAACAACATCCCCAAGTACACCTGCTTTTGGCCAACTCCTACCACAATGGCCACAGTGAAAATAAAACCCAGCGCTGTAACGGCAATTGTACGTACAAATTGTACTCGAGAAACAGGTTCTGTTGCGGTTAACAAATACAACAATTCAGCTGCACACGAATATAAATAGGGCAGCATTTGTACGAAAGTTGTAAATAAGATGATTGTGGTAAATTGCTCAACCAAGCTGGCTTGGTAGTTCATCGCCAGCATGACCATAATCAAGCAACTTGACAGCACTAAACCCCACGCAGGGGTACCATTTTTGGTCTCTTTAGCAAAAATGGGAGGAAATAAACCATCTCGAGCAGCTGCCAAGGGCACCTGACCTTGCAGTAATACCCAGCCATTTAGAGTCAAAAATGCAGCCATAGCTGCACTGAATGATAAAATTGGCACTGCCCAATCACCAAAAACAATGCGGCCTGCGTCAGCAAAAGGGGCATTCGATTGTGCTAGATCATGCGGTGGTATCAAACCTAACATTACTACCATCACCCAAGTATAAATACCGGCAGACGCCAGTGTCCCAAGCACTGTGGCGCGCGGGATAGTTTTTTCTGGATTGATTACGTCTTCAGCTGGGACAGTTGCTGACTCAATCCCCAAAAACGCAAATAAGGTCAATGCAAGAGTAGAACCTAATGCGGTTAGGGTTGGCTGACCACTGGGATTCAAAGGTGTAAAGTGACCGAAATCAATATAGAAAACTCCAAAAATTCCAATTGCAACCAGCGGTAAAACTTTGACAATGGTTGCAAACACCTGAAATGATCCTGCCAGTTTTAGGCTGAAAGCATTTAACAGTGTAAATACCCAAATGGAACCAGCAGCCACCGTAAAACCAAGGGTCATATCCTGCCCCAAGACAGGCCAAAACGTTGTCAAGTAACTAACAAACGCAGTCGCAACAGCTGCATTGCCAGCCCAAAGCCCGACCCAATAACTCCACGCCATTTGAAAACCTACAAAATCTCCAAATGCCTCGTGCGCATAGGCATAAGGACCACCAATTTTAGGAATTCGCTTGGCAAGTCTTGCAAAAACTAACGCTACACAGATGGCTCCCACCGTTGTCAGCCCCCACCCCACCAGGCCGAGGCTTCCGTATAATCCCAAAGAGGCAGGTAACAACAAAATGCCCGATCCGACGATATTTCCTACGACCAAAGATGTTGCGCGCCATAAACCAAAACTAGGTTTATGCTGCACAGATACGCTTGTCGTCATTGCCTTGGGCTTCCTTTTTGCAAAAGATCAGTGCGCTTCATCCACACGTAACATGGAAAACCAGCAAAAACAAAGATCATGCCGTAATAAACCGCCTGTTGCCCAGCACCAGCAACAATAACTACAGTGTAGAGGAAGGCCAGTAGCGCAACCAATATTGAACGCGCCAGTCGCCATCCGGAAAGCTGTGCCGCTCCGGTGCACAAGAAATACAACTCGGCTGCACTGGAATAGAGATAAGGCAATAAAACCGCAAAAGTAGTAAAAGTCACAATCGCAGTAAATTGGTCAACCAAAGTAGCCTGGTAATTTAAGATCAACATTCCAGTCATTAACAAACTGGAAATAATTAGCCCCACGGCTGGTGCACCGCTTTTTGTCACCTTACGGAAACAAGCTGGAAAAATTTTATCCTGGGCTGCTGCTAAGGGAATTTGCCCCTGCAGCAGAATCCAACCATTTAAAGTGACAAAGGCCGATGCTGCGGCACTGGCAGCTATAATGGGCACTGACCAATTACCAAAGATTACTCGACTGGCATCAGCAAAGGGAGCTGCTGAAACCGAAAGTTCTGCCGGAGGAATCAGACCTAAAATCACTGTCATGGTCCAGATATAAATAACCGCTGCAATCAACGTTCCAAGCACTGTCGCTCGCGGTATGTTTTTTTCCGGTTCAATTACGTCTTCAGCTGGTATGGTTGCTGACTCAATGCCTAAAAAGGAAAACAGAGTCAGAGCTGCTGCTGAACCAAGGGCGGTTATCCAAGGCACGCCTGAAGGATTGATAGGCACAAAATTCTCAAGGTTGAAGTAGAAAACCCCAAACAATCCAACCGCTGCAAGCGGCACCACCTTCACAACCACAGCAAAAACTTGCAATATGCCGGCTGTTCGCACGCCCATGGTATTGACAAAGGTAAATAGCCAAACCGAACCACCAGAAACTACAAAAGCGAGAAACATATCTTCAGCCAAGATAGGCCAAAAGCTTGTAAGGTAACTCACAAAAGCAGTTGCAATGGCTGCATTGCTGGCCCAAGTTCCAACCCAATAACTCCAGGCCATTTGAAAGCCAATAAATTCTCCAAATGCTTCCCTAGAATATGCGTATGGCCCACCAATTATTGGATACTGGCGCGAAAGTCGCGCAAAAACCAGCGCTAAGGCAATGGAACCAACGGTTGTCAACATCCACCCTAGCAAACCCAGGGTTCCATAAACACCCAATGAAGCCGGTAGCATAAGGACTCCAGCCCCTACGATATTGCCAACTACCAAAGACGTCGCCCGCCACAAGCCTAGACTAGGCTGATTGGAGTGAATATTATTCTGACTCATGTATTATCCCTTTAATGCCTTCAATTCATAAACTTGCAACCATCGATGCAACCAAAAAGCCAGTAAGGTTAAACTCAAAATTCCAAGACCAGCTGGCATCATTGTCCCATCATGAAACAAACCAAGCAACGTAACCACAAAAACGGGCACCAGCGATTCGATGCTACACAAAACCGCCGAAGCCGCCCCTTTAATCTCTGAAAAAATATCCATAGCACATGTGGCTGCATTTGCAAAAACACAACCCATCCCAAAACAAAAAGGCAGCAGGCTTAAGCACATAACGTGACTTGAAGTTGGTGACAACCAAACCGCACTCAAAAACAAAATAGCTCCAAATAGAGTTAAAGAAAGGGCGCGTGATAGCAAATAATTTACCCCCCATTGCTCCACCACACGGCTATTGAAGTAAGCACCACCGGCATATACCCCCACAAGCAAGGATTGGTAATAGCCAAATTGCTTAACGCCGACCCCAAGAGCTTCAAAGACATAAGGAACTGTTGCCAAATACGCCCACAGTCCTGCATAAACCAACCCGGAAATAAGACTATAGCCAACAAAAGCTGGATTAAGCACAACTTGGCGATAATCCGCGATAACATCAGCAAAAGACCAACTCCTGCGCTTTTCTGTGCTCAAAGTTTCAGGCATACTCAGTCGCATCCAGAACCATAATATTGCTCCGGCAACGGCAATCAAGAAAAAATTCTGCCGCCAGCCTAGATAAAAGGTCACATACCCACCAATAATAGGCGCCATTGCTGGTGCAAGTGCAATCGCCATATGTATAAATGACATGATTTTCGAAAAACGAGAATGATCAAACAAATCACGAATCACTGCAATGCCAAGGATATAAGGAGCAGCAATACCAACGCCTTGAATAAGACGTGCAACACTAAAAAAACTGGCACTGGTTGCTAAATAACACAAAAGGCTTCCGAAAATGAAAATCAGAATGCCAGTCAACAAAACTTGCTGCCGGCCAAGCCGGTCTGAAAGCGGTCCATAAACGGGAAAAGCCAAACAACAGCCCAACAGCCCCATCCCTATAGATACAGAAATAGTCGCAACACCCACCTGGAATTCTGCTACCAACAATGGTAAACTCGGCACATAGATGTTGTTGGCCATCTCACCCATAATTAGGGCGAAAATCAGCAAAATAACAATAAAACTGTGTTTAGCTCCAAACATACTCGAATCAGTTGATAATACACACTGAATGAATATGAGGGCTTGACATCTCAAGCGCAAGAGTTTTCAGTGTTGGAGTAAATTATTTTTGGAGAAAATATCACATGTATGCATTTGTTTTTCCGGGACAAGGCTCGCAAAAAGTTGGCGTGGGCTCGCTGCTGTATCAAGCGTTTCCCTGTGCTAAAGACGTATTTGATGAGGTAGATGAGGCCCTTAAGCAAAATCTCAGCCAGATAATTTTTTCAGGATCTGAGTCAGATCTAAAGCAAACACAAAACACTCAGCCTGCACTAATGGCTGTAAGTATGGCGGTGTTACGTGTACTCGAGGTAGAAGGCAGGCTTGATTTAAAACAAATGTCACACTGTGTCGCTGGACACTCGTTGGGCGAGTATTCAGCGCTTACAGCAGCCCGCGTCCTCTCGCTTGCAAATACTGCAAAATTATTAAGGATTAGGGGCAACGCCATGCGCTCAGCTGCGCCAGAAGGTACCGGAGCAATGGCGGCAATTTTGGGTCTTGAGACAGATGTGGTAGCAGATATCACCAAAAAAGCGCAGCAGGAACTGGGAAACGAAGTCTGCGTTATTGCCAATGATAACTCACCTGGACAAATCGTAATCAGCGGCCACAAAGCAGCTGTTGAACGGGCTATGGAATTAGCTAAATCAAGGGGGTGCAAGCGCGCTCTATTGTTGCCCGTCAGTGGTCCGTTTCACTCACCGCTGATGCAACCAGCCGCCGACGTGATGCAAGACGCACTGGAGCAAGTCGAGTTTGCAAAACCCTTAGTGTCAGTTGTGTGTAACGTAACTGCAAAAACAGAGACTGAACCTGCGCGCCTAAAAGAAAATCTTGTCACACAAATAACCGGACAAGTGCGTTGGCGCGAGAGCATACAGAACCTGGATGTCCAACATATCATTGAACTAGGAGCAGGCAAAGTCTTGACAGGGCTGAATAAGCGTATTAATCCTAACTTAACAGTTTTGTCTATTGAAACCCCTACAGACATTGAAATTTTTTTAAAGGAAGCCGCATAATATGTTTGATTTACATGGAAAAAATGCTCTTGTTACAGGCGCCTCTGGCGCCATTGGTGCTTCTATTGCCAGATTCTTGCACGGCCAGGGTGCACACGTTACTCTTTCGGGCCGTCGCCAAGAAGTCTTGGATCAGTTGAAATCCGAGCTAGGTGACAATTGTGAAACCCTGGTTTGTGACTTAGGTAACCCGGGAGACGTCAGCTCACTCATTGAAAAGGCAACAGAGTTAATGGGCTCAGTAGATATTCTTGTCAATAATGCCGGTCTGACCAAAGATGGCCTGATGATGCGTATGAAGGACGATGACTGGCAGGATGTTCTTAATGTAAATCTCGGTGCAGTTTTTAAGCTGTCCCGTGCTGCTATTAAAGGTATGATGAAAAGCCGATGGGGCCGCATCATCAACATCACGTCCGTTGTGGGAGTTTCTGGGAATCCAGGACAAGCCAATTAC is a genomic window of Pseudomonadota bacterium containing:
- a CDS encoding multidrug effflux MFS transporter yields the protein MFGAKHSFIVILLIFALIMGEMANNIYVPSLPLLVAEFQVGVATISVSIGMGLLGCCLAFPVYGPLSDRLGRQQVLLTGILIFIFGSLLCYLATSASFFSVARLIQGVGIAAPYILGIAVIRDLFDHSRFSKIMSFIHMAIALAPAMAPIIGGYVTFYLGWRQNFFLIAVAGAILWFWMRLSMPETLSTEKRRSWSFADVIADYRQVVLNPAFVGYSLISGLVYAGLWAYLATVPYVFEALGVGVKQFGYYQSLLVGVYAGGAYFNSRVVEQWGVNYLLSRALSLTLFGAILFLSAVWLSPTSSHVMCLSLLPFCFGMGCVFANAATCAMDIFSEIKGAASAVLCSIESLVPVFVVTLLGLFHDGTMMPAGLGILSLTLLAFWLHRWLQVYELKALKG
- the fabD gene encoding ACP S-malonyltransferase, translating into MYAFVFPGQGSQKVGVGSLLYQAFPCAKDVFDEVDEALKQNLSQIIFSGSESDLKQTQNTQPALMAVSMAVLRVLEVEGRLDLKQMSHCVAGHSLGEYSALTAARVLSLANTAKLLRIRGNAMRSAAPEGTGAMAAILGLETDVVADITKKAQQELGNEVCVIANDNSPGQIVISGHKAAVERAMELAKSRGCKRALLLPVSGPFHSPLMQPAADVMQDALEQVEFAKPLVSVVCNVTAKTETEPARLKENLVTQITGQVRWRESIQNLDVQHIIELGAGKVLTGLNKRINPNLTVLSIETPTDIEIFLKEAA
- the fabG gene encoding 3-oxoacyl-[acyl-carrier-protein] reductase, yielding MFDLHGKNALVTGASGAIGASIARFLHGQGAHVTLSGRRQEVLDQLKSELGDNCETLVCDLGNPGDVSSLIEKATELMGSVDILVNNAGLTKDGLMMRMKDDDWQDVLNVNLGAVFKLSRAAIKGMMKSRWGRIINITSVVGVSGNPGQANYAASKAGMIGMAKSLAQEVGTRGITVNCIAPGFITSPMTDVLNDDQKAGIMNKIPVKKIGNPQDIASAAGFLASQEANYITGQTLHVNGGMVMV
- a CDS encoding amino acid permease — protein: MSQNNIHSNQPSLGLWRATSLVVGNIVGAGVLMLPASLGVYGTLGLLGWMLTTVGSIALALVFARLSRQYPIIGGPYAYSREAFGEFIGFQMAWSYWVGTWASNAAIATAFVSYLTSFWPILAEDMFLAFVVSGGSVWLFTFVNTMGVRTAGILQVFAVVVKVVPLAAVGLFGVFYFNLENFVPINPSGVPWITALGSAAALTLFSFLGIESATIPAEDVIEPEKNIPRATVLGTLIAAVIYIWTMTVILGLIPPAELSVSAAPFADASRVIFGNWSVPIIAASAAASAFVTLNGWILLQGQIPLAAAQDKIFPACFRKVTKSGAPAVGLIISSLLMTGMLILNYQATLVDQFTAIVTFTTFAVLLPYLYSSAAELYFLCTGAAQLSGWRLARSILVALLAFLYTVVIVAGAGQQAVYYGMIFVFAGFPCYVWMKRTDLLQKGSPRQ
- a CDS encoding amino acid permease — encoded protein: MTTSVSVQHKPSFGLWRATSLVVGNIVGSGILLLPASLGLYGSLGLVGWGLTTVGAICVALVFARLAKRIPKIGGPYAYAHEAFGDFVGFQMAWSYWVGLWAGNAAVATAFVSYLTTFWPVLGQDMTLGFTVAAGSIWVFTLLNAFSLKLAGSFQVFATIVKVLPLVAIGIFGVFYIDFGHFTPLNPSGQPTLTALGSTLALTLFAFLGIESATVPAEDVINPEKTIPRATVLGTLASAGIYTWVMVVMLGLIPPHDLAQSNAPFADAGRIVFGDWAVPILSFSAAMAAFLTLNGWVLLQGQVPLAAARDGLFPPIFAKETKNGTPAWGLVLSSCLIMVMLAMNYQASLVEQFTTIILFTTFVQMLPYLYSCAAELLYLLTATEPVSRVQFVRTIAVTALGFIFTVAIVVGVGQKQVYLGMLFIFAGFPVYVWLKRKQSRESRKVPA
- the dapE gene encoding succinyl-diaminopimelate desuccinylase produces the protein MKIDPVKLTQQLIACPSVTPKEGGALTLLEGVLKNLGFLCHRLPFGEGSDRVDNLYARWGREKPNLCFAGHTDVVPSGDKSGWKYPPFSATIDQGILYGRGAVDMKTAIVCFIAAFSETAQEIPGSISLLITGDEEGLGTHGTIKVMEWLQAKGEILDACLVGEPTSQNTVGDMLKIGRRGSLTGCITVKGTQGHVAYPHLADNPIPKLLAFLSAINEKVLDTGTADFSASNLEITSVDVGNSTTNVIPSQVTACFSIRFNTEQSGAKLTHWLQQMATVHARDFDLEIRVSGEPFLVEHTSRIAQCTATAIKTVTGKDPEFSTSGGTSDARFIHKLCPVVECGLLNKTAHHVDERVPLADIETLMRIYVEVLRRYFA